Proteins encoded by one window of Asterias rubens chromosome 18, eAstRub1.3, whole genome shotgun sequence:
- the LOC117302258 gene encoding zinc finger protein 236-like isoform X2 has translation MVDKDDNVPFGTWKIYPLDENDKVYNLSSADATIPQWLHFIRQTPNKEQSNMTLVQVSKKFYFEMTKDVAEGVEYAVMGRRSDTGVEGTEVVAPPQGKRRGRKPGPLYTPEELLARREQKKKELEERLRRTSTRDRSRRCIECGVSFTSAILFMRHRGTCGLLKEEDLLTDSSEGSENTDDEMERDLEEGEEEEGGDEGGEEEEEGQAKAMEETLEGDEEAAADEVGDDGTADQLARDVNQLIAGIEGDAGEESEANILAVSTADQQQDMPLIPNPLLHEIRNLASVVPVLAKRPRGRPRKDGQPPIQRKKRMRKRRKRRHYSDSDDRQPSKQLKDECIPTLADPEKYPFTCETCGKFFPTKSWFDMHTEQHTQPGLTYLVCNLCDMAFRFLTEHTWHMEETHQLDKRGQVLSEKFRCDSCKKPFRSPIHLERHRRRAAEEEPLPKGPVQIKCKFCEKSFSMELGLENHTEKHHLEYMRYQCTENDCLVTFSSKEDRAAHLEGFHMTDCKQIYKCPVEQCYKAYTTMAALNYHYELRHTGASRPFQCEICGKRWVKIGKLREHLKTHSTEKNELCDICGRAYKSRPELKDHRIEAHTEGGKIKLQCRFCPAQFSRRSSRSYHEKRHKNDFPYVCPKPGCNKRFIAVIDYKRHLIFHTGAKLYRCRFCNNCFTRSDYLKGHEKKHHLRGEKLNPGPSTEETVTIKVPWQMEKGVRIHGQNVVVIIEPDPALADGRLTEEAISALETLHEGEGNQTLMTDSSGQQIITSIAEVPTHTTDILQQAAAEAMQQEDVQEQPMQLLQFAPSNQSTINYVHGNSASAAIQEAVLRAMNAQHQHNGIDTGTTHQILLQTGEGEETTAFLQHALDGETQIMQTTSSEQAALMLQELAANGAQVVFQPSGNSIDNTTTMQATLQGENGETSIVMVNLGPEMVTEVDGATSTITIPMTSEQMTSEVMTSEQMTSEVITPEQMTSEVITPEQMTSDVITSEQMTSEVVTSEQMTSEVGTAEQMSSEAITSNDITPEAMTSEPITTEPLTTEPLTTEPLTTEPLTTEPLTTEAEISESIPPIPSESIITTTTDEIITHITPAAEEMTHDPVHSDPTQTVVLEDVVIEQEEEEVNTEAEMQALAKEWQRENIIVEEVNTDEVL, from the exons ATGGTAGATAAAGATGACAATGTACCCTTCGGCACATGGAAG ATCTACCCATTAGACGAGAATGACAAGGTATATAACCTATCCAGTGCTGATGCAACAATCCCACAGTGGCTGCATTTCATCAGACAGACCCCAAACAAAGAACAAAGTAACATGACCCTCGTCCAAGTCAGTAAGAAGTTTTACTTTGAG ATGACCAAGGACGTTGCCGAGGGTGTGGAATATGCTGTGATGGGTCGCAGGTCAGATACAGGAGTAGAGGGTACAGAAGTGGTCGCTCCTCCTCAAGGCAAGAGACGAGGCAGGAAACCAGGACCTCTCTACACTCCAGAGGAACTCCTGGCAAGGagagaacaaaaaaagaaagag TTGGAGGAGCGATTACGTCGGACCTCTACCCGTGATCGCAGCAGACGCTGCATTGAATGTGGAGTGTCTTTCACATCAGCCATCCTTTTTATGAGGCATAGAGGCACATGCGGACTCCTGAAGGAAGAGGATCTTCTAACAGACTCCTCAGAAG GAAGTGAAAACACTGATGATGAGATGGAGAGAGATCTAGAGGAAGGTGAGGAGGAGGAAGGAGGAGACGAAGGAGgggaggaggaagaggagggTCAGGCTAAGGCTATGGAGGAGACCCTTGAAGGAGATGAGGAAGCAGCTGCAGATGAAGTGGGTGATGATGGTACTGCAGACCAGCTAGCGAGAGACGTAAACCAACTCATCGCGGGAATAGAAGGTGATGCTGGAGAGGAAAGTGAAGCGAACATCCTAGCGGTATCCACAGCCGATCAGCAACAAGACATGCCACTCATACCTAACCCATTGCTCCATGAAATCCGCAACCTCGCATCCGTCGTACCAGTCCTGGCAAAGCGCCCACGGGGGCGGCCACGCAAGGACGGCCAGCCACCAATTCAAAGAAAGAAACGTATGCGGAAGCGGAGGAAGCGTCGTCATTACAGCGACAGTGACGACCGCCAACCGAGCAAACAGCTGAAGGACGAGTGCATTCCAACCCTAGCCGATCCAGAGAAGTACCCCTTCACCTGTGAGACATGTGGGAAGTTCTTCCCAACCAAGAGCTGGTTTGATATGCATACAGAGCAGCACACACAGCCTGGGCTCACGTACCTTGTGTGCAACCTTTGCGACATGGCCTTCCGTTTCTTAACCGAACACACATGGCATATGGAAGAGACTCATCAGTTGGACAAACGAGGACAGGTTCTTTCAGAGAAGTTCCGATGTGATTCTTGCAAGAAACCATTCCGCTCTCCTATTCATTTGGAAAGACATCGAAGAAGAGCAGCTGAAGAAG AACCTTTGCCCAAAGGTCCGGTGCAGATCAAGTGTAAGTTCTGTGAGAAGAGTTTCTCAATGGAGTTAGGTCTTGAGAATCACACAGAGAAACATCATCTAGAGTACATGAGATACCAGTGCACAGAGAATGACTGTCTTGTCACGTTTAGCTCAAAAG agGACCGTGCAGCTCACCTTGAAGGTTTCCACATGACAGATTGTAAACAGATCTACAAATGTCCAGTGGAACAATGCTACAAGGCATACACTACAATGGCTGCATTGAACTATCACTACGAACTAAGACACACAGGAGCAAG TCGTCCGTTTCAGTGTGAAATTTGTGGCAAACGATGGGTAAAAATTGGCAAGCTACGAGAACACTTGAAGACCCACAGCACTGAGAAGAATGAGTTGTGCGACATATGCGGGAGAGCGTATAAATCACGCCCTGAACTGAAAGATCACCGCATTGAAGCACATACTGAAG GTGGTAAGATCAAGCTTCAATGTCGTTTCTGCCCCGCCCAGTTCAGCAGAAGGAGCTCGCGTTCGTACCATGAGAAACGGCACAAGAATGACTTCCCATATGTCTGTCCGAAACCTGGCTGCAACAAACGCTTCATCGCTGTGATTGATTACAAGCGACATCTCATCTTCCACACAG GTGCCAAGTTGTACCGCTGTCGCTTCTGCAATAATTGCTTCACTCGTAGTGACTATCTGAAAGGTCATGAGAAGAAACACCACCTAAGAGGAGAGAAACTCAATCCTGGTCCATCCACGGAGGAGACTGTCACAATCAAG GTGCCCTGGCAAATGGAAAAGGGGGTTAGAATCCATGGGCAGAATGTTGTTGTGATCATAGAGCCAGATCCAGCATTAGCTGACGGACGACTCACTGAAGAAGCCATCTCAGCACTGGAAACACTACAT GAAGGAGAAGGTAACCAGACATTAATGACAGACTCCTCAGGTCAACAAATTATAACCTCTATAGCAGAGGTCCCGACCCACACCACAGATATCCTGCAACAAGCTGCAGCAGAG GCAATGCAGCAAGAAGATGTTCAAGAGCAGCCAATGCAACTGCTGCAGTTTGCACCTAGCAACCAGTCAACAATCAACTATGTCCATGGAAACTCTGCATCTGCAGCTATACAGGAGGCCGTGCTtcgagcaatgaatgcacagcatCAGCACAACGGCATAGATACCGGCACCACCCATCAGATCCTTCTGCAGACCGGCGAGGGTGAAGAGACAACTGCGTTCTTACAGCACGCCCTCGATGGTGAGACACAGATCATGCAGACAACCAGTAGTGAGCAGGCTGCTCTAATGCTGCAAGAGCTGGCCGCAAATGGTGCACAAGTTGTGTTCCAGCCGTCCGGCAACTCAATCGACAACACCACAACAATGCAAGCAACGTTGCAAGGGGAAAATGGCGAAACGAGCATCGTCATGGTTAATCTTGGTCCTGAAATGGTGACTGAAGTTGACGGTGCAACATCTACCATTACTATACCCATGACCTCTGAACAAATGACTTCTGAGGTCATGACCTCTGAACAAATGACTTCTGAGGTCATAACCCCTGAACAAATGACTTCTGAGGTCATTACCCCTGAACAAATgacatctgacgtcataacctCTGAACAGATGACTTCTGAGGTCGTAACCTCTGAACAGATGACTTCTGAGGTCGGAACTGCAGAACAAATGTCTTCTGAGGCCATAACCTCCAATGATATAACACCAGAAGCTATGACCTCTGAACCAATAACCACTGAACCGTTAACCACTGAACCGTTAACCACTGAACCGTTAACCACTGAACCGTTAACCACTGAACCGTTAACCACTGAAGCCGAAATCTCTGAATCTATTCCACCTATACCATCTGAATCCATCATCACAACTACGACAGATGAAATCATCACACACATCACACCTGCAGCTGAAGAAATGACCCATGACCCGGTGCACTCTGACCCAACACAAACCGTTGTCTTGGAGGATGTTGTGATTGAACAGGAAGAAGAGGAGGTGAATACGGAAGCAGAGATGCAAGCACTCGCCAAGGAATGGCAGAGAGAGAACATCATTGTAGAGGAAGTCAACACAGATGAAGTCTtatga
- the LOC117302258 gene encoding zinc finger protein 236-like isoform X1 → MATEDASVTVCTKQALEKGYRYGPFKGRLRMVDKDDNVPFGTWKIYPLDENDKVYNLSSADATIPQWLHFIRQTPNKEQSNMTLVQVSKKFYFEMTKDVAEGVEYAVMGRRSDTGVEGTEVVAPPQGKRRGRKPGPLYTPEELLARREQKKKELEERLRRTSTRDRSRRCIECGVSFTSAILFMRHRGTCGLLKEEDLLTDSSEGSENTDDEMERDLEEGEEEEGGDEGGEEEEEGQAKAMEETLEGDEEAAADEVGDDGTADQLARDVNQLIAGIEGDAGEESEANILAVSTADQQQDMPLIPNPLLHEIRNLASVVPVLAKRPRGRPRKDGQPPIQRKKRMRKRRKRRHYSDSDDRQPSKQLKDECIPTLADPEKYPFTCETCGKFFPTKSWFDMHTEQHTQPGLTYLVCNLCDMAFRFLTEHTWHMEETHQLDKRGQVLSEKFRCDSCKKPFRSPIHLERHRRRAAEEEPLPKGPVQIKCKFCEKSFSMELGLENHTEKHHLEYMRYQCTENDCLVTFSSKEDRAAHLEGFHMTDCKQIYKCPVEQCYKAYTTMAALNYHYELRHTGASRPFQCEICGKRWVKIGKLREHLKTHSTEKNELCDICGRAYKSRPELKDHRIEAHTEGGKIKLQCRFCPAQFSRRSSRSYHEKRHKNDFPYVCPKPGCNKRFIAVIDYKRHLIFHTGAKLYRCRFCNNCFTRSDYLKGHEKKHHLRGEKLNPGPSTEETVTIKVPWQMEKGVRIHGQNVVVIIEPDPALADGRLTEEAISALETLHEGEGNQTLMTDSSGQQIITSIAEVPTHTTDILQQAAAEAMQQEDVQEQPMQLLQFAPSNQSTINYVHGNSASAAIQEAVLRAMNAQHQHNGIDTGTTHQILLQTGEGEETTAFLQHALDGETQIMQTTSSEQAALMLQELAANGAQVVFQPSGNSIDNTTTMQATLQGENGETSIVMVNLGPEMVTEVDGATSTITIPMTSEQMTSEVMTSEQMTSEVITPEQMTSEVITPEQMTSDVITSEQMTSEVVTSEQMTSEVGTAEQMSSEAITSNDITPEAMTSEPITTEPLTTEPLTTEPLTTEPLTTEPLTTEAEISESIPPIPSESIITTTTDEIITHITPAAEEMTHDPVHSDPTQTVVLEDVVIEQEEEEVNTEAEMQALAKEWQRENIIVEEVNTDEVL, encoded by the exons ATGGCGACGGAAG ATGCGTCAGTGACTGTGTGCACAAAGCAGGCACTTGAGAAAGGTTACCGCTATGGCCCATTCAAAGGTAGACTGAGAATGGTAGATAAAGATGACAATGTACCCTTCGGCACATGGAAG ATCTACCCATTAGACGAGAATGACAAGGTATATAACCTATCCAGTGCTGATGCAACAATCCCACAGTGGCTGCATTTCATCAGACAGACCCCAAACAAAGAACAAAGTAACATGACCCTCGTCCAAGTCAGTAAGAAGTTTTACTTTGAG ATGACCAAGGACGTTGCCGAGGGTGTGGAATATGCTGTGATGGGTCGCAGGTCAGATACAGGAGTAGAGGGTACAGAAGTGGTCGCTCCTCCTCAAGGCAAGAGACGAGGCAGGAAACCAGGACCTCTCTACACTCCAGAGGAACTCCTGGCAAGGagagaacaaaaaaagaaagag TTGGAGGAGCGATTACGTCGGACCTCTACCCGTGATCGCAGCAGACGCTGCATTGAATGTGGAGTGTCTTTCACATCAGCCATCCTTTTTATGAGGCATAGAGGCACATGCGGACTCCTGAAGGAAGAGGATCTTCTAACAGACTCCTCAGAAG GAAGTGAAAACACTGATGATGAGATGGAGAGAGATCTAGAGGAAGGTGAGGAGGAGGAAGGAGGAGACGAAGGAGgggaggaggaagaggagggTCAGGCTAAGGCTATGGAGGAGACCCTTGAAGGAGATGAGGAAGCAGCTGCAGATGAAGTGGGTGATGATGGTACTGCAGACCAGCTAGCGAGAGACGTAAACCAACTCATCGCGGGAATAGAAGGTGATGCTGGAGAGGAAAGTGAAGCGAACATCCTAGCGGTATCCACAGCCGATCAGCAACAAGACATGCCACTCATACCTAACCCATTGCTCCATGAAATCCGCAACCTCGCATCCGTCGTACCAGTCCTGGCAAAGCGCCCACGGGGGCGGCCACGCAAGGACGGCCAGCCACCAATTCAAAGAAAGAAACGTATGCGGAAGCGGAGGAAGCGTCGTCATTACAGCGACAGTGACGACCGCCAACCGAGCAAACAGCTGAAGGACGAGTGCATTCCAACCCTAGCCGATCCAGAGAAGTACCCCTTCACCTGTGAGACATGTGGGAAGTTCTTCCCAACCAAGAGCTGGTTTGATATGCATACAGAGCAGCACACACAGCCTGGGCTCACGTACCTTGTGTGCAACCTTTGCGACATGGCCTTCCGTTTCTTAACCGAACACACATGGCATATGGAAGAGACTCATCAGTTGGACAAACGAGGACAGGTTCTTTCAGAGAAGTTCCGATGTGATTCTTGCAAGAAACCATTCCGCTCTCCTATTCATTTGGAAAGACATCGAAGAAGAGCAGCTGAAGAAG AACCTTTGCCCAAAGGTCCGGTGCAGATCAAGTGTAAGTTCTGTGAGAAGAGTTTCTCAATGGAGTTAGGTCTTGAGAATCACACAGAGAAACATCATCTAGAGTACATGAGATACCAGTGCACAGAGAATGACTGTCTTGTCACGTTTAGCTCAAAAG agGACCGTGCAGCTCACCTTGAAGGTTTCCACATGACAGATTGTAAACAGATCTACAAATGTCCAGTGGAACAATGCTACAAGGCATACACTACAATGGCTGCATTGAACTATCACTACGAACTAAGACACACAGGAGCAAG TCGTCCGTTTCAGTGTGAAATTTGTGGCAAACGATGGGTAAAAATTGGCAAGCTACGAGAACACTTGAAGACCCACAGCACTGAGAAGAATGAGTTGTGCGACATATGCGGGAGAGCGTATAAATCACGCCCTGAACTGAAAGATCACCGCATTGAAGCACATACTGAAG GTGGTAAGATCAAGCTTCAATGTCGTTTCTGCCCCGCCCAGTTCAGCAGAAGGAGCTCGCGTTCGTACCATGAGAAACGGCACAAGAATGACTTCCCATATGTCTGTCCGAAACCTGGCTGCAACAAACGCTTCATCGCTGTGATTGATTACAAGCGACATCTCATCTTCCACACAG GTGCCAAGTTGTACCGCTGTCGCTTCTGCAATAATTGCTTCACTCGTAGTGACTATCTGAAAGGTCATGAGAAGAAACACCACCTAAGAGGAGAGAAACTCAATCCTGGTCCATCCACGGAGGAGACTGTCACAATCAAG GTGCCCTGGCAAATGGAAAAGGGGGTTAGAATCCATGGGCAGAATGTTGTTGTGATCATAGAGCCAGATCCAGCATTAGCTGACGGACGACTCACTGAAGAAGCCATCTCAGCACTGGAAACACTACAT GAAGGAGAAGGTAACCAGACATTAATGACAGACTCCTCAGGTCAACAAATTATAACCTCTATAGCAGAGGTCCCGACCCACACCACAGATATCCTGCAACAAGCTGCAGCAGAG GCAATGCAGCAAGAAGATGTTCAAGAGCAGCCAATGCAACTGCTGCAGTTTGCACCTAGCAACCAGTCAACAATCAACTATGTCCATGGAAACTCTGCATCTGCAGCTATACAGGAGGCCGTGCTtcgagcaatgaatgcacagcatCAGCACAACGGCATAGATACCGGCACCACCCATCAGATCCTTCTGCAGACCGGCGAGGGTGAAGAGACAACTGCGTTCTTACAGCACGCCCTCGATGGTGAGACACAGATCATGCAGACAACCAGTAGTGAGCAGGCTGCTCTAATGCTGCAAGAGCTGGCCGCAAATGGTGCACAAGTTGTGTTCCAGCCGTCCGGCAACTCAATCGACAACACCACAACAATGCAAGCAACGTTGCAAGGGGAAAATGGCGAAACGAGCATCGTCATGGTTAATCTTGGTCCTGAAATGGTGACTGAAGTTGACGGTGCAACATCTACCATTACTATACCCATGACCTCTGAACAAATGACTTCTGAGGTCATGACCTCTGAACAAATGACTTCTGAGGTCATAACCCCTGAACAAATGACTTCTGAGGTCATTACCCCTGAACAAATgacatctgacgtcataacctCTGAACAGATGACTTCTGAGGTCGTAACCTCTGAACAGATGACTTCTGAGGTCGGAACTGCAGAACAAATGTCTTCTGAGGCCATAACCTCCAATGATATAACACCAGAAGCTATGACCTCTGAACCAATAACCACTGAACCGTTAACCACTGAACCGTTAACCACTGAACCGTTAACCACTGAACCGTTAACCACTGAACCGTTAACCACTGAAGCCGAAATCTCTGAATCTATTCCACCTATACCATCTGAATCCATCATCACAACTACGACAGATGAAATCATCACACACATCACACCTGCAGCTGAAGAAATGACCCATGACCCGGTGCACTCTGACCCAACACAAACCGTTGTCTTGGAGGATGTTGTGATTGAACAGGAAGAAGAGGAGGTGAATACGGAAGCAGAGATGCAAGCACTCGCCAAGGAATGGCAGAGAGAGAACATCATTGTAGAGGAAGTCAACACAGATGAAGTCTtatga